Genomic segment of Mycobacterium botniense:
AGATGTCGGTGCGGCGCGCCCCCAGCACGACCAGGTGGCCGGCCCGCGCCAGACGCTCAGCGGTGGCCAGACCTATGCCCGAGGATGCGCCGGTGATGACGACCGCACGGGGCGGGTTTTCGTCGTCGCCGGGCCATGGTGTGTGTCCGGTGGTCACGGCGCGCTCCAATCGCATTCGCCGGCTTCATCGGCGGGGACGACCGTCGCTGTCGAATGCATCCTCGAAGGCCCGCAGGGCGCCGAGACTGACACAACCAAGAGAGTGACATTTCCGCAGTGATTTGTAAACGTTGGATGCGCTGTGGGCTAGCCGCGGGCCCGCAGCGTCGCCAGCGCCCTGTCGGCGTGGGCGTTCATGTTGAGCTCGCTGCCGATCACGTCGAGCACGGTGCGGTCGGTGTCGATGACGAATGTGGTGCGCTTGACCGGCATGAGCTTGCCCAGCAGCCCGCGTTTGACGCCGAACATGCCCGCGACAGCACCGTCGGCATCGGAAAGCAGCGGGTAGTCGAAGCCATGCTGGTCGGCGAATGTGGCCTGTTTGGGCACCGGATCGGTGCTGATGCCGACCCGCGAGGCGCCGATGGCGGCGAACTCCGCGGCGAGATCGCGAAAATGGCACGCCTCCCGGGTGCAGCCCGGGGTTCCCGCGGCGGGGTAGAAGAACAGCACCACCGGACCGTCGGCAAGCAGGGCGCTGAGCTTACGGGGTGTTCCGGTCTGGTCGGGAAGCTCGAAGTCGGGCACGGTGTCACCGGGTTTCATGGCCGTCACGCTACTCCCCGCGCCGGTCGGCGGGTCTGGGAAGATGGGTGCGTGCACGCCGATATCGCGGCCACGACGTCACGGGAGGATTTCCGCGCGCTGGCCGCCGAACACCGGGTGGTGCCGGTGACGCGCAAGGTGCTCGCCGACGCCGAAACCCCGCTGTCGGCCTACCGCAAGCTGGCCGCCAACCGGCCGGGGACCTTTCTGCTGGAGTCGGCCGAGAACGGGCGCTCCTGGTCACGGTGGTCGTTCATCGGCGCCGGGGCCCCCTCGGCGTTGACGGTGCGTGACGGGCAGGCGGTGTGGCTGGGGGCGGTGCCCCAGGACGCTCCTACCGGCGGGGACCCGCTGGCCGCGCTGCGCACGACCCTGGAGCTGCTGGCCACTGCGGCGCTGCCGGACCTGCCCCCGCTCTCCGGCGGCATGGTGGGATTTTTCGCCTACGACCTGGTGCGGCGGCTCGAACGGCTGCCCGAGCTCGCCGTCGACGACCTCAACTTGCCGGACATGGTGTTGCTGCTGGCCACCGACCTGGCGGCCGTCGACCACCACGAGGGCACCATCACACTGATCGCCAATGCGGTGAACTGGAACGGCACCGACGAGCGGATCGATGAGGCCTACGACGACGCACTGGCGCGGCTGGATGTGATGACCGCGGCGCTGGGCCAGCCGCTGCCGTCCACCGTGGCCACGTTCAGCCGGCCCGAGCCGAAGCACCGTGCGCAGCGCACCATCGAGGAATACGGCGCGATCGTCGAGTATCTGGTGAGTCAGATCGAGGCCGGTGAAGCGTTTCAGGTGGTGCCTTCGCAGCGTTTCGAGATGGACACCGACGTCGCGCCGATCGATGTGTACCGGATTCTGCGGGTCTCCAACCCCAGCCCGTACATGTATCTGCTGCACGTGCCCAATGATGCTGGGGAAACCGACTTTTCGATCGTCGGATCCAGTCCCGAAGCGTTGGTCACCGTGCAGGAGCGGTGGGCGACGACGCACCCGATCGCCGGAACCCGGTGGCGCGGCCAGACCGAGGAAGAAGACCAGCTGCTGGAAAAGGAGCTGCTCGCCGACGATAAGGAACGCGCCGAACATCTGATGCTGGTCGACCTGGGCCGCAACGACCTCGGACGGGTCTGTGTGCCGGGCACGGTTCGCGTCGAGGACTACAGCCACATCGAGCGCTACAGCCACGTCATGCACCTGGTGTCCACCGTGACCGGCATGCTCGCCGAGGGCCGTACCGCCCTGGACGCGGTGATCGCCTGTTTTCCGGCCGGCACGCTGTCGGGTGCACCCAAGGTGCGGGCCATGGAGCTGATCGAGGAGGTGGAAAAGACCCGTCGCGGCCTCTACGGCGGGGTGATCGGCTATTTGGACTTCGCCGGCAACGCCGATTTCGCGATCGCCATCCGCACTGCCCTGATGCGCGGCGGCACGGCCTATGTGCAAGCCGGCGGCGGTGTGGTGGCCGACTCCAACGGCCCTTACGAGTACACCGAAGCGGCCAATAAGGCACGCGCAGTGCTCAACGCGATTGCCGCCGCGGAGACCTTGACCCCGCCTAAGTCGGGGTGCCATGGCTGATCCACGGCCGGATCGCCGAACCCGGCTGATGATCGGGATCGCCCAGGTGTTGCTGGTGACAGCGGCCGCGGCGCTGTGGGCGGCGGCGCGGCTGCCCTGGGTGATCGTGCGGTCATTCGACGGTCTCGGCCCACCCGCGAGTGTCACTCTCACCGGGGCGGCGTGGTCCACGGCATTGCGCCCGGTGGCGCTGTTGTTGCTGGCCACCGCGGCGGCCGCGCTGGCGGTGCGGGGCTGGCCGCTGCGGATGCTCGCAGTGCTGGCGGCCGGCGCCAGCCTGGCTGTGGGATATCTGGCGGTCAGCCTGTGGGCGGTTCCCGACGTCGCGGCGCGAGCAGCCGACCTCGCCCACGTCCCACTGCTGACACTGGTGGGCAGCGAGCGCCGCTATGCGGGGGCGGCGGCGGCGCTGGCGGCGGCCGTGTGTACGGTGGCCGCCGCCGCGGTGTTGATGCGGTCGGCGTCAGCGTCGGCGGCGAAATACGCGGCGCCCGCGCTGCGCCGGTCGATGGCTGGCCGCGACGACGCCGAAATGTCGGAGCGGATGATCTGGGACGCGCTCGACCAGGGCCGTGACCCGACCGATCACGTATCCGAGCCGGGCGCACCGCAAGATCACGATTCGAACACCGAGGGTCGGTGACGGGCCACGCGCCGACGGCGGCTACCCTTCGATGAGCGTCCTCGCACACACGGGTGGGAAGGAAACCGGCGGCCATGAGTCCGGCAACTGTGCTCGACTCCATCATCGAGGGAGTCTGCGCCGATGTTGCCGCCCGCGAGGCTGTGGTGAGCCTGTCGGAGGTCAAGGCGGCCGCTGAGGCGGCTCCTCCGCCGCTGGACGTGATGGCCGCTCTGCGCGCCCCCGGGATCGGCGTCATCGCCGAGATCAAGCGCGCCAGTCCGTCGGCCGGCCCGCTGGC
This window contains:
- a CDS encoding anthranilate synthase component I — its product is MHADIAATTSREDFRALAAEHRVVPVTRKVLADAETPLSAYRKLAANRPGTFLLESAENGRSWSRWSFIGAGAPSALTVRDGQAVWLGAVPQDAPTGGDPLAALRTTLELLATAALPDLPPLSGGMVGFFAYDLVRRLERLPELAVDDLNLPDMVLLLATDLAAVDHHEGTITLIANAVNWNGTDERIDEAYDDALARLDVMTAALGQPLPSTVATFSRPEPKHRAQRTIEEYGAIVEYLVSQIEAGEAFQVVPSQRFEMDTDVAPIDVYRILRVSNPSPYMYLLHVPNDAGETDFSIVGSSPEALVTVQERWATTHPIAGTRWRGQTEEEDQLLEKELLADDKERAEHLMLVDLGRNDLGRVCVPGTVRVEDYSHIERYSHVMHLVSTVTGMLAEGRTALDAVIACFPAGTLSGAPKVRAMELIEEVEKTRRGLYGGVIGYLDFAGNADFAIAIRTALMRGGTAYVQAGGGVVADSNGPYEYTEAANKARAVLNAIAAAETLTPPKSGCHG
- a CDS encoding TIGR02234 family membrane protein is translated as MIGIAQVLLVTAAAALWAAARLPWVIVRSFDGLGPPASVTLTGAAWSTALRPVALLLLATAAAALAVRGWPLRMLAVLAAGASLAVGYLAVSLWAVPDVAARAADLAHVPLLTLVGSERRYAGAAAALAAAVCTVAAAAVLMRSASASAAKYAAPALRRSMAGRDDAEMSERMIWDALDQGRDPTDHVSEPGAPQDHDSNTEGR
- a CDS encoding peroxiredoxin, which gives rise to MKPGDTVPDFELPDQTGTPRKLSALLADGPVVLFFYPAAGTPGCTREACHFRDLAAEFAAIGASRVGISTDPVPKQATFADQHGFDYPLLSDADGAVAGMFGVKRGLLGKLMPVKRTTFVIDTDRTVLDVIGSELNMNAHADRALATLRARG